Proteins from a genomic interval of Enterococcus faecium:
- the infC gene encoding translation initiation factor IF-3 gives MTIAKDMMVNDGIRARELRLIGSDGEQLGVKTKAEALNIAEQANLDLVLVAPGAKPPVARIMDYGKYRFEQQKKDREARKKQKVINVKEVRLSPTIDLNDFNTKLRNARKFLEKGDKVKASIRFKGRAITHKEIGQKVLNRLAEETADIATVEQKAKMDGRSMFLTLAPKNDSK, from the coding sequence ATGACCATAGCAAAGGATATGATGGTTAACGACGGCATTCGTGCACGAGAGTTACGATTGATCGGTTCAGATGGTGAGCAATTAGGAGTTAAGACAAAAGCAGAAGCATTGAATATTGCAGAACAAGCAAACTTGGATCTTGTGTTAGTTGCCCCTGGTGCGAAACCACCAGTTGCGCGAATCATGGACTACGGTAAATACCGTTTCGAACAACAAAAGAAAGACCGCGAAGCGCGTAAAAAACAAAAAGTGATCAATGTAAAAGAAGTTCGCTTAAGTCCTACGATCGACTTGAATGACTTCAATACAAAACTTCGTAATGCACGTAAGTTCTTGGAAAAGGGCGATAAAGTGAAAGCTTCTATCCGTTTCAAAGGCCGTGCCATTACCCATAAAGAAATTGGTCAAAAAGTCTTGAATCGCTTAGCTGAAGAAACTGCGGATATTGCAACAGTGGAACAAAAAGCGAAAATGGACGGACGCAGCATGTTCTTGACGCTGGCACCGAAAAACGACAGTAAGTAA
- the rpmI gene encoding 50S ribosomal protein L35: MPKQKTHRGSAKRFKRTGKGGLKRFRAFTSHRFHGKTKKQRRQLRKASMVSSGDFKRIRQQLAKMK, encoded by the coding sequence ATGCCAAAACAAAAAACACACCGCGGATCAGCAAAACGTTTCAAACGTACTGGTAAAGGCGGATTGAAACGCTTCCGCGCGTTTACAAGTCACCGTTTCCACGGCAAAACAAAAAAACAACGCCGTCAATTGCGTAAAGCAAGCATGGTTTCTAGTGGCGACTTCAAACGTATTCGCCAACAACTAGCAAAAATGAAATAA
- the rplT gene encoding 50S ribosomal protein L20, with the protein MARVKGGTVTRKRRKRVLKLAKGYYGSKHTLFKTAKEQVMNSYNYAYRDRRQKKRDFRKLWIARINAAARMNGLSYSKLMHGLKVAEIDINRKMLADLAVNDAAAFTALADQAKEALAK; encoded by the coding sequence ATGGCACGTGTTAAAGGTGGAACAGTAACTCGTAAACGTCGTAAAAGAGTGCTAAAATTAGCAAAAGGTTACTACGGTTCAAAACACACTTTATTTAAAACAGCAAAAGAACAAGTAATGAATTCATACAACTACGCATATCGCGATCGTCGTCAAAAGAAACGCGACTTCCGTAAATTGTGGATTGCTCGTATCAACGCAGCAGCTCGTATGAATGGCTTGAGCTACTCAAAATTAATGCACGGTTTGAAAGTTGCTGAAATCGACATCAACCGTAAAATGTTAGCTGACTTGGCTGTTAACGATGCAGCAGCATTTACTGCATTGGCTGACCAAGCAAAAGAAGCTTTGGCTAAATAA
- a CDS encoding hydantoinase/oxoprolinase family protein gives MKRFVRMGIDVGGTHTKAVAIDNATHEIIGKSSVKTTHDDVRGVAAGVVQSFQNCLRENNISPEDVVFVAHSTTQATNALIEGDVAKVGVIGMAKGGLEGFLAKRQTRLNDIDLGNKKKIEIVNAFLPVKHLNVDRVSETISSLERERAEVLVSSMAFGVDNGEPERVVYEAASVKSIPTTMASDITKLYGLTRRTRTAAINASILPKMLDTATSTEDSVREAGVNVSLMIMRGDGGVMEINEMKKRPVLTMLSGPAASVMGSLMYLRASNGVYFEVGGTTTNIGVIKNGRPAIDYSIVGGHPTYISSLDVRVLGVAGGSMVRANQSGIIDVGPRSAHIAGLDYAVFTETEKIKGPKVEFFSPKEGDPADYVKVVMEDGEEVTITNTCAANVLGLVQEEHFSYGNVPSARKAIQALADYCHTTVEDIAEQIMEKSYAKIEPVILELADKYHLEKDQISLVGVGGGAASLITYFSNKMGVKYSIPENAEVISSIGVALAMVRDVVERIIPSPSKEDIRSLKNEAMNKAIESGATPESIEVHVEIDPQTSKVTAIATGSTEVKATDLTKEITTEEALELAAEDMRLNKNEVCLLENTPFFYVCGEQNRSKNAGSLRIIDQKGFIKVQRGHASCMKTTAANYMTAVEQLWEDMAVYQTELIARPEFYLCLGARVSDFTATDLEQLQLLMDLEVSTMEPEEEVIVVAGNIKQT, from the coding sequence ATGAAACGTTTTGTGCGAATGGGAATTGATGTTGGCGGTACACATACGAAAGCAGTCGCAATCGATAATGCGACGCACGAAATCATCGGAAAATCTTCAGTGAAAACAACCCACGATGATGTCCGTGGAGTAGCCGCAGGTGTCGTTCAGTCTTTTCAAAATTGTTTGCGGGAAAATAATATCAGTCCAGAAGATGTTGTGTTTGTTGCACATTCTACCACACAAGCGACTAATGCACTGATTGAAGGAGACGTAGCAAAAGTCGGCGTAATCGGGATGGCAAAAGGTGGATTAGAAGGTTTTTTAGCAAAACGACAAACTAGATTGAACGATATCGATTTAGGGAATAAGAAAAAAATAGAGATTGTCAATGCATTCTTACCTGTCAAACACTTAAATGTAGACCGTGTTTCAGAAACGATTTCTTCTTTAGAAAGAGAAAGAGCGGAGGTCTTGGTTTCTTCTATGGCATTTGGAGTAGATAATGGGGAACCAGAACGAGTTGTTTATGAAGCAGCATCGGTAAAATCGATCCCTACAACGATGGCTTCTGACATCACAAAATTATATGGATTGACAAGAAGAACTCGGACAGCAGCAATCAATGCATCTATTTTACCAAAAATGCTAGATACGGCAACCTCTACAGAAGATTCCGTACGAGAAGCAGGGGTCAATGTTTCTTTGATGATTATGCGCGGAGACGGCGGAGTAATGGAAATCAATGAAATGAAAAAACGACCTGTTTTAACCATGCTTTCCGGTCCAGCAGCATCAGTCATGGGCTCTTTGATGTACTTGAGAGCGTCTAATGGTGTTTATTTTGAAGTAGGCGGAACAACAACCAATATCGGGGTCATTAAAAATGGACGTCCAGCAATCGATTATTCAATTGTAGGTGGCCACCCAACATATATCTCTTCATTAGATGTTCGGGTTCTAGGTGTGGCAGGCGGTTCGATGGTACGGGCTAATCAGTCAGGAATCATCGATGTCGGTCCACGTTCTGCACATATTGCCGGTCTAGATTATGCAGTATTTACGGAGACAGAAAAAATCAAAGGTCCTAAGGTTGAATTTTTCTCTCCTAAAGAAGGAGACCCTGCTGATTACGTCAAGGTAGTGATGGAAGACGGAGAAGAAGTGACTATTACAAATACATGTGCAGCCAATGTCCTTGGATTAGTGCAAGAAGAACATTTTTCTTATGGAAATGTCCCATCTGCACGAAAAGCCATCCAAGCATTAGCTGATTATTGTCATACGACGGTTGAAGACATCGCAGAACAGATCATGGAAAAATCCTATGCTAAGATTGAACCGGTGATTTTAGAATTGGCAGACAAGTATCACTTGGAGAAAGATCAGATTTCTCTTGTAGGTGTAGGGGGCGGCGCTGCCTCATTGATTACTTACTTTAGTAATAAAATGGGTGTGAAATATTCGATTCCTGAAAACGCCGAAGTGATTTCTTCTATTGGTGTAGCACTTGCAATGGTCCGAGATGTTGTAGAACGTATCATCCCTTCGCCAAGTAAAGAAGATATACGATCGTTGAAAAATGAAGCGATGAATAAAGCGATTGAATCAGGCGCTACACCAGAATCGATCGAAGTCCACGTAGAAATCGATCCACAGACTTCAAAAGTAACGGCTATCGCTACTGGTTCTACGGAAGTGAAAGCAACCGATCTAACCAAGGAGATCACAACAGAAGAAGCACTAGAGCTTGCTGCAGAGGATATGCGATTAAATAAAAATGAAGTTTGCTTATTGGAAAATACACCTTTCTTTTATGTATGCGGCGAACAGAATCGTTCAAAAAATGCTGGAAGTCTTCGGATCATCGATCAAAAAGGATTTATCAAGGTCCAACGTGGACATGCTTCATGTATGAAAACAACTGCAGCCAATTATATGACAGCTGTCGAACAACTTTGGGAAGATATGGCAGTTTATCAAACTGAATTGATTGCCCGACCAGAATTTTATCTCTGCTTAGGAGCAAGAGTCTCTGATTTTACAGCGACGGATCTGGAACAACTACAGCTTTTGATGGATCTGGAAGTATCTACTATGGAACCGGAGGAAGAAGTGATCGTCGTTGCCGGAAATATCAAACAAACATAA
- a CDS encoding GntR family transcriptional regulator, giving the protein MVINNLQQQAYESIRKQIIYSELAPGSKISDKVLEEQLAIGRTPIREALIQLRNQELVKTIPQSGTYVSKIDIRSASLARYTREKLEKPILQECSAKMTKQDQAKLEKILEQTDQAVIAQNKKAFFDLDTDFHRTCYEIAGKREIWDWLESYSTHLNRFRWLRLTISELDWGRVLDEHQTMLQSMIDHNFDEVGFLCTMHLHMIIEEQEYVIHNYPDYFEDIQDRPIK; this is encoded by the coding sequence ATGGTTATCAATAATTTGCAACAGCAAGCTTATGAATCTATACGTAAACAAATCATTTATTCCGAGTTAGCACCTGGAAGTAAAATCTCCGATAAAGTGTTAGAAGAACAACTAGCTATCGGGCGTACACCGATTCGAGAAGCACTGATCCAACTGCGCAATCAAGAGCTTGTAAAAACCATTCCACAGTCCGGCACTTATGTTTCAAAAATCGATATCCGATCTGCTTCATTAGCCCGTTATACGCGGGAAAAGTTGGAAAAACCGATCCTGCAAGAATGCAGTGCGAAAATGACCAAGCAAGATCAAGCTAAACTAGAAAAAATACTAGAACAAACCGATCAGGCAGTAATCGCTCAAAATAAAAAAGCTTTTTTTGATTTGGATACTGATTTTCACCGAACTTGTTATGAAATTGCTGGAAAACGAGAAATTTGGGATTGGCTAGAAAGTTATAGTACGCACTTGAACCGTTTCAGATGGTTACGTTTGACGATTTCAGAATTAGACTGGGGTCGAGTATTAGATGAACATCAGACAATGCTTCAATCAATGATTGATCATAACTTTGATGAAGTCGGATTTCTTTGCACGATGCATTTACATATGATTATCGAGGAGCAAGAATACGTGATTCATAATTACCCCGATTATTTTGAAGATATTCAGGACAGACCCATCAAATAA
- a CDS encoding acyl-CoA thioesterase, with protein sequence MEKFTGYVREPFYYETDQMGIIHHSNYIRWFEEARVALLVHLGFPYKKIEESGIIIPVLEVNCSYKEMIHYGEKVSIHPTIQKYTGTRLDFSYEIVGTEDKKLKTTGSSKHCFLLSDSQRLVKLSKVNPELDQLFQAYASLDDVNS encoded by the coding sequence ATGGAGAAATTTACAGGTTATGTGCGAGAACCTTTTTATTATGAAACAGATCAAATGGGGATTATTCATCACAGCAATTATATCCGCTGGTTTGAAGAGGCTCGGGTAGCCTTATTGGTACATCTAGGGTTTCCCTATAAAAAAATCGAAGAATCTGGGATCATCATCCCCGTTCTGGAAGTAAATTGCAGCTATAAAGAAATGATCCATTACGGAGAAAAAGTGAGCATCCATCCAACTATCCAAAAGTATACGGGGACACGGTTGGATTTTAGCTACGAAATTGTGGGAACTGAAGACAAAAAATTAAAAACTACTGGCAGTAGTAAACACTGTTTTTTACTTTCTGATTCGCAACGATTAGTGAAGCTGAGCAAAGTCAATCCGGAGTTAGATCAGTTATTCCAAGCGTACGCTTCTTTGGATGATGTAAATTCTTAA
- a CDS encoding NAD(P)H-hydrate dehydratase — protein sequence MLINEQLVKRVITPRPKISHKGTFGRIVLIGGNEQYGGAIIMSALAAVHSGAGLTTVVTDEKNRSALHSHLPEAMIVVWTDTDQFLSVIKQADVLLIGPGLGTSSKSLERFKQVLENQSKEQWLVIDGSALSLLAANHLLLPYPEQTVLTPHQMEWQRLSSLPIQEQRDKENKKKQQEIGAVLVLKSHETKIYGHQHFYTNPLGSAAMATGGMGDTLAGMITGFLAQFPQNDQTIAAAIYLHSFIGDQLAKEQYIVLPTQISEALPKWMNYFCKKSMENEA from the coding sequence ATGCTGATAAACGAACAACTAGTGAAAAGAGTCATCACACCTCGTCCAAAAATTTCACATAAAGGAACATTTGGACGTATCGTTTTGATTGGCGGCAATGAACAATATGGCGGAGCAATCATTATGAGTGCTTTAGCTGCCGTACACAGCGGAGCGGGTCTCACGACTGTAGTAACTGATGAAAAAAATCGGAGTGCTCTTCACAGTCATCTGCCAGAAGCAATGATTGTAGTTTGGACGGATACTGACCAGTTTCTTTCCGTAATAAAGCAAGCAGATGTACTCTTGATTGGTCCCGGATTGGGTACTTCTTCTAAGAGTTTGGAACGTTTCAAACAAGTACTAGAAAACCAATCAAAAGAACAATGGCTGGTGATTGATGGCTCTGCTTTAAGTTTACTTGCTGCTAATCATCTTTTGCTACCCTATCCCGAACAAACTGTACTTACACCTCATCAAATGGAGTGGCAACGGTTGAGTTCTCTACCGATACAAGAACAACGGGATAAAGAAAACAAAAAGAAGCAACAGGAAATCGGTGCTGTGCTCGTTTTGAAAAGTCATGAGACAAAAATTTATGGTCACCAGCACTTCTACACCAATCCTTTAGGTTCTGCTGCTATGGCAACGGGCGGCATGGGTGACACTTTAGCTGGGATGATCACAGGATTTTTAGCCCAGTTTCCTCAAAATGACCAAACGATTGCAGCAGCTATTTATCTTCATAGTTTCATTGGAGACCAGCTGGCAAAAGAACAATATATTGTTTTGCCGACACAAATCAGCGAAGCACTTCCGAAATGGATGAATTATTTTTGTAAAAAATCAATGGAAAACGAGGCATGA
- the pepV gene encoding dipeptidase PepV: MTIDWQKEVEARKEDLLEDLKNLLRVNSERDDSKVTPDAPFGPGPRDALKHMLAYGERDGFKVKNVDNYAGHIDLGEGDETLGIFGHMDVVPAGDGWDTDPYEPVIKDGKIFARGSSDDKGPSMAAYYAMKIIKELDLKLSKKVRFVVGSDEESGWGDMAYYFEHEEEPDFGFSPDAEFPIINGEKGNVSLALRFKGDNAGDYVLKSFVSGLRENMVPGTATAALQVPSADAAIAMEEAFYQFIEANPVSGTIEADNTYVKIELVGKGAHGASPQSGINAGSFLALFLDNYEFLGSAKQFIHVAAAYVHEDFYGEKLGVAYEDEKMGKLTMNAGLFAFEENGTEEANFINMNFRFPKGVTVDGLQSDIEQTVGQEGATVTRGARVMEPHYVPMDDPLVATLLQVYEDHTGEKGYEQIIGGGTYGRLLKRGVAYGAMFPGYTDTMHQANEFMSLDDLFRATAIYADAIYRLAK, from the coding sequence ATGACAATTGATTGGCAAAAAGAAGTAGAAGCACGTAAAGAAGACTTGCTTGAAGACTTGAAAAATCTTTTACGTGTCAACAGCGAGCGCGATGACTCAAAAGTAACACCAGATGCACCATTTGGACCTGGACCTCGCGACGCATTGAAACATATGTTAGCTTATGGCGAACGTGATGGATTTAAAGTAAAAAATGTCGATAACTATGCAGGGCATATTGATCTTGGCGAAGGAGACGAAACGCTAGGGATATTTGGACACATGGATGTCGTTCCTGCAGGAGATGGCTGGGACACAGATCCTTATGAACCAGTAATCAAGGATGGAAAGATCTTTGCACGCGGATCAAGCGATGACAAAGGTCCAAGTATGGCAGCTTACTATGCGATGAAGATCATTAAAGAACTTGACTTGAAACTATCAAAAAAAGTTCGCTTCGTAGTCGGCAGCGATGAAGAAAGCGGCTGGGGCGATATGGCTTATTATTTCGAACATGAAGAAGAACCAGATTTTGGTTTCTCACCAGATGCTGAATTCCCAATCATCAATGGTGAAAAAGGAAATGTTTCTTTAGCTTTACGCTTCAAAGGCGACAATGCAGGAGATTATGTCTTGAAATCTTTTGTTTCCGGACTTCGCGAAAATATGGTGCCAGGAACAGCAACTGCAGCACTTCAAGTACCAAGTGCAGATGCAGCTATCGCGATGGAAGAAGCATTTTACCAATTCATCGAAGCAAATCCAGTAAGCGGAACGATTGAAGCGGACAATACGTATGTAAAAATCGAATTAGTTGGTAAAGGCGCACATGGTGCAAGCCCACAATCTGGTATCAATGCAGGTTCTTTCTTGGCATTGTTCTTAGATAACTATGAATTCCTAGGATCTGCTAAACAATTTATCCATGTAGCAGCTGCTTATGTCCATGAAGATTTTTATGGAGAAAAACTAGGAGTCGCTTATGAAGATGAAAAAATGGGCAAATTGACAATGAATGCTGGACTATTTGCTTTTGAAGAAAATGGTACAGAGGAAGCGAACTTCATCAATATGAATTTCCGTTTTCCAAAAGGTGTAACAGTAGACGGATTGCAAAGTGACATCGAACAAACAGTGGGGCAAGAAGGCGCAACAGTTACTCGAGGTGCTCGCGTAATGGAACCACATTACGTACCAATGGATGATCCATTGGTGGCTACATTATTGCAAGTCTATGAAGACCACACTGGAGAAAAAGGCTACGAACAAATCATCGGTGGCGGAACTTACGGACGTTTGTTGAAACGTGGCGTTGCTTATGGAGCGATGTTCCCAGGATATACTGATACAATGCATCAAGCAAACGAATTTATGAGTCTTGATGACTTGTTCAGAGCAACAGCAATCTATGCAGATGCCATCTATCGTTTGGCGAAATAA
- a CDS encoding glycosyltransferase family 2 protein: protein MEQQEKIAVLIPCYNEEATISTVIADFKRELPEADIYVYDNNSTDRTYELAVQGGAIVKKEPRQGKGNVIRQMFFDIDADYYLMVDGDDTYPAEAVHGLLEKLRSGEADMVIGDRLSNGTYFDENKRPFHDFGNNLVRNTITRMYKTKILDVMTGYRGFNRIFVKSFPIMSSGFQIETELTIHALDKKFKFVEIPIDYRDRPEGSESKLNTFSDGFKVIMMIIKMFKDYKPLLFFGIWTIFFFLFGLVTGIPVIREYMLTSFITRIPSAILSTGLMTLALLSLVTGLILDTVVTNAKKEYELNLYHVYHEYHSRK, encoded by the coding sequence ATGGAACAACAAGAAAAAATTGCTGTTCTGATTCCTTGTTACAATGAGGAAGCAACAATTTCAACAGTCATTGCAGACTTTAAACGAGAATTACCAGAAGCAGATATTTATGTCTATGATAATAATTCGACCGATCGAACATACGAATTGGCCGTTCAAGGTGGAGCAATCGTAAAAAAAGAACCTCGTCAAGGAAAAGGAAATGTGATCCGCCAAATGTTCTTTGATATCGATGCCGACTATTATTTAATGGTAGATGGCGATGATACTTATCCTGCAGAAGCTGTACATGGTTTGCTCGAGAAATTACGTTCTGGTGAAGCAGATATGGTCATTGGTGATCGCCTATCAAATGGAACCTACTTTGATGAGAATAAGAGACCTTTCCACGATTTTGGAAATAACCTTGTTAGAAATACAATTACTAGAATGTATAAAACAAAAATTCTTGATGTCATGACCGGCTATCGAGGATTCAATCGTATCTTTGTCAAAAGTTTTCCTATTATGAGTTCTGGTTTTCAAATCGAAACGGAATTGACGATCCATGCTTTAGATAAAAAATTCAAGTTCGTTGAAATCCCAATCGATTATCGTGATCGTCCTGAAGGCAGCGAATCAAAATTGAATACATTCTCTGACGGATTCAAAGTGATCATGATGATTATTAAAATGTTTAAAGATTATAAGCCTTTGCTTTTCTTTGGGATTTGGACCATCTTCTTCTTTTTATTTGGATTGGTCACGGGGATTCCTGTGATTCGCGAATATATGCTGACAAGCTTTATTACACGCATCCCTTCTGCGATTTTAAGTACTGGATTGATGACTTTAGCACTTCTTTCATTAGTAACAGGGTTGATTTTGGATACAGTCGTCACGAACGCTAAGAAAGAATATGAATTGAATCTATATCATGTTTATCATGAATACCACAGTAGAAAGTAA
- a CDS encoding PepSY domain-containing protein, with the protein MYEESELSYFKGGLAVGIGLGLLSGVASTIWYHRKKVLSADQVLENIKSSFLKEGAIEGSWISFEKEPIRKFAVRSSAYRGGLSRIEDGETVYYEFLADAHTGTVLEISRKKGATD; encoded by the coding sequence ATGTATGAAGAAAGCGAACTAAGCTATTTTAAAGGCGGGTTAGCAGTTGGAATCGGTCTAGGATTATTGAGCGGGGTAGCTTCAACGATTTGGTATCATCGCAAAAAAGTATTGTCAGCAGACCAAGTACTTGAAAATATCAAGTCATCTTTTCTAAAAGAAGGTGCAATCGAAGGTTCTTGGATCTCTTTTGAAAAGGAACCTATTAGGAAATTCGCCGTTCGGTCGAGTGCTTATCGGGGAGGTCTTTCTCGAATAGAAGATGGCGAAACTGTTTATTATGAATTTTTAGCAGATGCTCATACAGGAACCGTATTAGAAATTTCAAGAAAAAAAGGTGCAACAGATTAA
- the pepA gene encoding glutamyl aminopeptidase yields the protein MEEKTFQRIKELTELQGTSGFEQDVRAYMESHMEPLVDELQLDGLGGIFGLRHHEEADAPRVMVAAHMDEVGFMLTQIQENGLFKVVPLGGWNPYVVSAQRFTLKTSTGKNYPCISSSVPPHLLRGTSGQKSVEVTDILFDAGFESREEAMSYGVLPGDTIVPYAETIKTANGKNIISKSWDNRYGCTMVLEALEALQNETLGHTLIAGANVQEEVGLRGSKASVNKFKPDLFFAVDCSAADDTVTKNGTFGHLGEGTLMRIQDPGLIMLPRLREYLLDIAETNNIPYQYFVSKGGTDAGAAHTQNEGIPSTVIGVVGRYIHTHQTMFSIRDFEAAREMLIQTLKGLDKSTVNTIVYGK from the coding sequence ATGGAAGAAAAAACATTTCAACGAATCAAAGAGTTAACAGAATTACAAGGAACAAGCGGTTTTGAACAAGATGTTCGCGCTTATATGGAAAGTCATATGGAACCGCTGGTAGATGAGTTACAGTTAGATGGTTTGGGCGGCATTTTTGGTCTGCGCCATCATGAAGAAGCGGATGCACCCCGTGTAATGGTCGCAGCACATATGGATGAAGTCGGATTCATGCTGACACAAATCCAAGAAAACGGGCTTTTTAAAGTCGTACCTCTAGGCGGCTGGAATCCTTACGTTGTTTCTGCTCAGCGTTTTACACTTAAAACCTCTACTGGTAAGAATTATCCATGTATTTCTTCTTCCGTTCCCCCACATTTATTGCGAGGAACAAGCGGACAAAAATCAGTAGAAGTAACCGATATTTTGTTCGATGCTGGGTTTGAATCAAGAGAAGAGGCAATGAGTTACGGTGTCCTTCCAGGAGACACAATCGTTCCTTACGCTGAAACGATCAAAACAGCCAACGGAAAGAATATTATCAGTAAATCATGGGACAACCGCTATGGCTGTACAATGGTATTAGAAGCTTTAGAAGCGTTGCAAAATGAAACATTAGGTCATACATTGATTGCAGGCGCGAATGTCCAGGAAGAAGTAGGCTTGCGTGGTTCTAAAGCTTCTGTCAATAAATTCAAGCCAGATCTGTTCTTTGCAGTAGACTGCTCTGCAGCAGATGATACAGTGACGAAAAATGGCACATTCGGACATTTAGGAGAAGGTACATTGATGCGTATCCAAGATCCAGGTTTGATCATGCTTCCTCGTTTGCGCGAGTACTTGCTGGATATCGCTGAAACAAACAATATCCCTTATCAATACTTTGTTTCAAAAGGCGGTACAGATGCAGGTGCTGCTCATACACAAAACGAAGGAATCCCAAGTACAGTGATTGGCGTAGTGGGACGTTATATCCATACGCATCAAACGATGTTCAGTATTCGCGATTTTGAAGCTGCACGAGAAATGTTGATTCAAACACTGAAAGGTTTGGATAAATCAACAGTGAATACGATCGTATACGGAAAATAA
- a CDS encoding thioredoxin family protein, protein MIIPNSLEELAGYVETGKSVFFFTAGWCGDCRFIKPQMPEIENDFSDWQFIEVDRDKYIDVAAEWNIFGIPSFVVIQDGKELGRLVNKDRKTKQEIESFLESVTKG, encoded by the coding sequence ATGATTATCCCAAATAGTTTAGAAGAATTAGCAGGCTACGTAGAAACTGGAAAGAGTGTATTTTTCTTTACTGCCGGCTGGTGCGGAGACTGCCGTTTTATCAAACCGCAAATGCCTGAAATTGAAAATGACTTTTCTGATTGGCAATTTATTGAAGTAGACCGTGACAAGTACATAGATGTAGCCGCTGAATGGAACATTTTTGGTATCCCAAGTTTTGTCGTGATCCAAGACGGAAAAGAATTAGGTCGTCTAGTGAATAAAGATCGTAAAACAAAACAGGAAATCGAATCGTTCCTAGAAAGTGTAACAAAAGGCTGA
- a CDS encoding universal stress protein has protein sequence MNQEYKNILVGIDGSEQALAAFKKAVEVARRNNGKVYVANVIDQQFYNFMGYAPIDQNLVDQQTETAKEMIEECKEYGKSVDYTNIEGIIAYGSVRESMAVKLPKKYEIDLIMVGQSGLNAVERFMTGSVASYVIRHSPCDVLIVSDEEEQPSN, from the coding sequence ATGAATCAAGAATATAAGAATATTTTAGTAGGTATCGACGGTAGTGAACAAGCACTTGCTGCTTTCAAAAAAGCGGTAGAAGTGGCTCGCCGTAATAATGGGAAAGTATATGTAGCAAACGTAATCGATCAGCAATTTTATAACTTTATGGGCTATGCACCTATTGATCAAAATCTAGTCGATCAGCAAACTGAAACAGCCAAGGAAATGATCGAAGAATGTAAAGAATATGGGAAATCTGTTGATTACACAAATATAGAAGGAATTATTGCATATGGTTCTGTTCGTGAATCCATGGCAGTCAAATTGCCAAAAAAATATGAGATCGATCTAATCATGGTTGGGCAGTCAGGTCTAAATGCAGTCGAACGCTTTATGACAGGAAGTGTAGCCAGCTACGTGATACGTCATTCACCTTGTGATGTCTTGATCGTTTCTGACGAAGAAGAACAGCCAAGTAATTAA
- the ytpR gene encoding YtpR family tRNA-binding protein codes for MIFAYNKAHVGDTLMVIIADDKGTENTVERKWNVARIKDEQGQVVAWNFFHISDHLTIEGNGQVSLTDEELAKLNRLIKEAGFEEQLEADHEPKIVVGYVKTCVPHPDSDHLSITETEVDNGTVLQIVCGAPNIEAGQKVVVAKPGAMMPDGMMIWPGTLRGVDSYGMICSARELHLPNAPAKKGILVLPEDAVVGEAFPK; via the coding sequence ATGATTTTTGCTTATAACAAAGCACACGTCGGAGACACCTTGATGGTTATTATAGCCGACGATAAAGGAACAGAAAACACTGTTGAACGCAAATGGAATGTTGCTCGGATCAAAGATGAACAAGGTCAAGTTGTTGCTTGGAACTTTTTCCATATCTCCGATCATCTAACAATCGAAGGGAACGGCCAAGTAAGCTTAACAGATGAGGAATTAGCGAAATTGAATCGATTGATCAAAGAAGCAGGATTCGAAGAACAGCTTGAAGCTGATCATGAACCGAAGATCGTTGTCGGGTACGTAAAAACATGCGTCCCACATCCTGATTCTGACCATTTATCGATTACTGAGACAGAAGTAGACAATGGTACAGTATTGCAAATCGTTTGCGGTGCACCCAATATCGAAGCTGGACAAAAAGTTGTCGTTGCAAAACCAGGAGCTATGATGCCAGATGGAATGATGATCTGGCCAGGAACTTTGCGAGGGGTAGATAGCTATGGAATGATCTGTTCCGCTCGTGAATTGCATTTGCCAAATGCTCCAGCAAAAAAAGGAATCTTAGTATTGCCTGAGGATGCCGTAGTCGGAGAAGCATTTCCAAAATAA